A window of the Desulfobacula toluolica Tol2 genome harbors these coding sequences:
- the rpmA gene encoding 50S ribosomal protein L27: MSHKKAAGSSKNGRDSNSQRRGVKKFGGENVLAGNILIRQVGTKIHPGNNVGMGKDYTIFAKIDGVVTFERKGRDRKKVSVYAA; this comes from the coding sequence ATGTCACATAAAAAAGCAGCAGGTAGTTCAAAAAACGGTCGCGATTCAAACTCACAGCGCCGTGGTGTTAAAAAATTCGGCGGAGAAAATGTTCTTGCAGGAAATATTCTTATCAGACAGGTGGGAACTAAAATCCATCCGGGCAACAATGTTGGTATGGGCAAAGATTATACTATTTTTGCCAAAATTGACGGTGTTGTGACCTTTGAAAGAAAAGGCCGCGACAGAAAAAAAGTCAGCGTATATGCCGCGTGA
- the obgE gene encoding GTPase ObgE: MKFVDEAIITVKSGDGGRGCTSFRRERYIEFGGPDGGDGGDGGHVILKIDQSKRTLFDYRRQKLLKAKNGESGQGKQKHGKNGKNCTITLPPGTIVSNADTNEIIVDLTDTEDEYIIARGGMGGRGNKRFASSTNRAPRYSQPGLPGIEIHLKLELKLLADVGLVGLPNAGKSTLISSISAARPKIADYPFTTLSPILGMVEPPFGEPFAVADIPGLIEGAHEGIGLGISFLKHIERTGILVHLIDVSQIDPESPLTSFNLINNELSKYSQSLAQKMQIVVLNKMDLPDTQEKADAFQNALKDIQVLTLSAATGKGVKDLVKLLSSKLTKS; the protein is encoded by the coding sequence GTGAAATTTGTAGATGAAGCAATTATCACTGTCAAGTCAGGCGATGGTGGCCGAGGATGCACAAGTTTCCGAAGGGAACGGTACATTGAATTTGGAGGACCTGACGGTGGAGATGGCGGCGATGGTGGTCATGTTATTCTGAAAATTGATCAGAGTAAACGAACACTTTTTGATTATCGCCGTCAAAAATTGCTCAAGGCCAAAAATGGTGAGTCAGGCCAGGGCAAACAAAAACATGGGAAAAACGGGAAAAACTGCACAATCACCCTTCCCCCTGGAACCATTGTCTCCAATGCAGATACCAATGAAATCATTGTCGACCTAACCGACACAGAGGATGAATATATTATTGCCCGTGGCGGCATGGGAGGCCGAGGCAACAAACGGTTTGCAAGTTCCACCAACCGGGCACCCAGGTATTCCCAGCCAGGACTCCCTGGGATTGAAATACATCTGAAATTAGAGTTAAAACTGCTTGCCGATGTCGGACTTGTAGGATTACCCAATGCCGGTAAATCAACGCTTATCAGCAGCATCTCAGCAGCCCGTCCCAAAATAGCCGACTATCCGTTTACAACACTGTCCCCTATCCTTGGGATGGTTGAACCTCCTTTTGGAGAACCGTTTGCTGTGGCCGATATCCCAGGTCTCATTGAAGGTGCCCATGAAGGAATCGGCCTTGGGATCAGTTTTTTAAAGCATATTGAAAGGACAGGCATCCTGGTGCATCTGATTGATGTTTCCCAGATAGATCCGGAGTCTCCACTGACATCTTTTAACCTGATCAACAATGAGTTGTCCAAATACAGCCAATCTCTGGCCCAAAAGATGCAGATTGTAGTTCTCAACAAAATGGACTTGCCGGATACACAGGAAAAAGCCGATGCTTTCCAAAACGCATTAAAAGACATCCAGGTACTGACTCTGTCAGCTGCAACCGGGAAAGGGGTAAAAGATCTTGTAAAGCTTTTATCATCCAAGCTTACAAAGAGTTAA
- a CDS encoding type I restriction enzyme HsdR N-terminal domain-containing protein — protein sequence MNFKYIITDYITGKSVRNIGPEASRQIFEKFLVDEKGYAKEDICVDEELIVQFKGEDYISSIDLIVSCKDKALMAITCVAGSIGSYEREILAGARLVHDYQIPFAVSTDARDAVVMDTLSGKTVGKGLDAIPSKQEALELIESIEYKPLDKDRKEREMIIYRSFNLEKVNK from the coding sequence ATGAACTTTAAGTATATTATCACTGATTATATTACCGGAAAATCCGTAAGAAATATTGGCCCTGAGGCCAGCAGACAGATATTTGAAAAATTCCTGGTGGATGAAAAAGGATATGCAAAAGAAGATATCTGTGTGGATGAAGAACTGATTGTCCAGTTTAAAGGGGAAGACTATATTTCATCCATTGACCTGATTGTAAGTTGCAAAGATAAGGCATTGATGGCCATTACCTGTGTTGCAGGCTCCATAGGGTCCTATGAAAGAGAGATCCTGGCCGGTGCCAGGCTGGTTCATGACTATCAAATTCCTTTTGCCGTTTCAACCGATGCAAGGGATGCCGTGGTAATGGATACACTTTCCGGTAAAACAGTTGGCAAGGGCCTGGATGCGATTCCATCAAAACAAGAGGCTCTTGAGCTTATTGAATCAATTGAGTATAAACCTCTTGATAAAGACAGAAAAGAGCGGGAAATGATCATTTACCGCTCTTTTAACCTGGAAAAAGTCAACAAGTAA
- the gpmI gene encoding 2,3-bisphosphoglycerate-independent phosphoglycerate mutase yields the protein MSSNSHPVNILMILDGWGIRDETHGNAFALAKTPFLDSLIKKFPTCKLLCSGNAVGLPEGTMGNSEVGHMNIGAGRKVLQDFVRINKAIEDQSFFKTPALLDLMAQVSNNQKSLHIMGLLSDGGVHSHISHLFALIDMAKQNKVENLFIHPILDGRDTSPASGINYIKQLQAYLDHHEYGKIATLVGRYWAMDRDTRWDRVEKAYKLFTAAAGVMEQDPVCAVQNAYDSDKTDEFVPPIFLEKNLSQNKKINNGIVQDGDGLIFFNFRADRAKEITRAFTESAFNEFARGKKIDLAGFVCMTQYDETFNLPVAFAPQHLDQVLGEILSQNSISQLRIAETEKYAHVTYFFNGGDEKVFDGEKRILIPSPRDVATYDEKPQMSAFELADKACEQIRAGAFQFIILNFANMDMVGHTGILKAAVKGCETVDKCAQKVVEAIWETGGFAIVTADHGNSEQMIADDGSAHTAHTLNPVRLILAGDKLKEKKLKDGILGDIAPTILKLLNIEQPLQMTGTSLI from the coding sequence ATGAGTTCTAATTCCCACCCTGTCAATATCTTAATGATCCTTGACGGCTGGGGAATACGTGATGAAACACATGGGAATGCATTTGCACTGGCCAAAACGCCGTTTCTGGATTCTCTGATAAAAAAATTTCCAACCTGCAAACTTTTATGCTCAGGCAATGCCGTCGGACTTCCAGAGGGAACCATGGGCAACTCGGAAGTCGGGCACATGAATATCGGTGCCGGTCGAAAAGTGCTGCAGGATTTTGTAAGAATTAACAAAGCCATTGAAGATCAGTCTTTTTTTAAAACCCCTGCTCTTTTGGATCTCATGGCACAGGTTTCAAATAACCAAAAAAGCCTCCACATCATGGGACTGCTGTCTGACGGAGGGGTTCACAGCCATATTTCTCATTTGTTTGCCTTGATTGACATGGCAAAACAAAACAAAGTGGAAAATCTGTTCATTCATCCCATCCTTGACGGACGGGACACCTCACCTGCCAGCGGTATCAACTATATAAAACAACTTCAGGCATATCTGGATCACCATGAATACGGTAAAATTGCCACGCTTGTCGGCAGGTACTGGGCCATGGACAGGGATACCCGATGGGACCGGGTTGAAAAGGCATATAAACTTTTTACGGCAGCCGCAGGTGTGATGGAACAAGACCCGGTTTGCGCCGTACAAAACGCCTATGATTCAGATAAAACTGATGAATTTGTCCCCCCGATTTTTCTTGAAAAAAATTTATCACAAAACAAAAAGATCAATAACGGAATAGTTCAAGATGGAGACGGCCTGATTTTTTTTAATTTCAGGGCGGATCGGGCTAAGGAAATCACCCGGGCGTTTACCGAATCTGCTTTTAATGAATTTGCCAGGGGAAAAAAGATAGACCTGGCAGGATTTGTCTGTATGACCCAATATGATGAAACCTTTAATCTTCCAGTAGCCTTTGCTCCTCAGCATCTGGATCAGGTTCTGGGAGAAATATTGAGTCAAAACAGTATTTCCCAGCTTAGAATTGCCGAAACTGAAAAATATGCTCATGTCACCTATTTTTTCAATGGCGGAGATGAAAAAGTTTTTGACGGGGAAAAAAGGATTTTGATCCCTTCTCCACGAGACGTTGCAACCTATGATGAAAAGCCCCAGATGAGTGCTTTTGAGCTTGCCGACAAAGCATGTGAACAAATAAGGGCAGGAGCATTTCAGTTTATTATCCTGAATTTTGCAAACATGGACATGGTGGGACATACCGGAATCCTAAAAGCTGCTGTTAAGGGATGTGAGACCGTGGACAAGTGCGCACAAAAGGTTGTTGAGGCTATATGGGAAACCGGTGGATTTGCCATAGTCACAGCCGATCATGGAAATTCGGAACAGATGATCGCCGATGACGGTTCCGCCCACACTGCCCATACCTTGAACCCTGTAAGACTGATACTTGCAGGAGACAAGCTAAAAGAAAAAAAACTAAAGGATGGTATTCTCGGCGATATCGCACCGACCATTCTGAAATTATTAAATATAGAGCAACCGCTACAAATGACAGGAACATCTTTAATATGA
- a CDS encoding pyruvate carboxylase subunit B: MSNHTEIEMVEMKYGKDRPKAKNPLKIEDLSLRDGHQSLFATRGRTEDMIPVAERMDEIGFWAVEVWGGATFDTMHRFLGEDPWERLRTLKRYFKKTPFSMLLRGQNLVGYRNYADDVAKLFVKKTVDNGMEVFRTFDALNDYRNFESVVPVIKECGAHFQGCICYTLTEPRLGGDVYNLDYYIKKAKELEDMGADSICVKDMAGLMAPYDAYRLVRALKENVKPLIHLHSHFTSGMSPMTLFKAIEAGVDIIDTCLTPYAYRTSHAALEPFVMSLLGTNRDTGFDINALADINETLEKEVMPKYKHLLDDSKVSVIDINVLLHQTPGGMLSNLVNQLKEMDALDKIDEVYKQLPRVRKELGQVPLVTPTSQIVGIQTVNNVLFDTPDERYKMVTAQVKDLCYGLYGKTSVPIDPEVQKKALKGYDRGEEPITCRPAEVLEPELEKAREKIGTLAKDDEDLILYTLFPVTGKKYLMQKYGKEQMPDSIRPITLEDVAKQDAMIEKLKRGELVEKAKLGNAPEKSENARTFNVFVEGEYFEVGVDEVGGAPVITYAAPAQVAQPAPAQMAPAAPAAPAQAPAAAPEAQPVPEAKEKPAPAAATGTPIKAPMPGMVIAYEKNVGDSVNEGETVVVIEAMKMENALPAPVSGVISAVNYSSGDNVAKGDVLVVIE; this comes from the coding sequence ATGAGTAATCACACTGAAATTGAAATGGTTGAAATGAAGTATGGCAAAGACAGGCCAAAAGCAAAAAATCCCCTTAAAATAGAGGACTTATCTTTGCGTGACGGACATCAGTCTTTATTTGCCACTCGTGGAAGAACCGAAGATATGATTCCTGTTGCCGAAAGAATGGATGAAATCGGTTTCTGGGCGGTGGAAGTATGGGGCGGCGCAACTTTTGACACCATGCACCGTTTTTTAGGGGAAGATCCATGGGAAAGACTTCGGACCCTTAAACGGTATTTTAAAAAGACCCCGTTTTCAATGCTCCTGAGAGGTCAGAATCTTGTGGGATATAGAAATTATGCTGATGACGTGGCAAAGCTGTTTGTGAAAAAGACAGTTGATAACGGGATGGAAGTTTTCAGAACCTTTGATGCGCTCAATGATTATCGTAATTTTGAATCGGTTGTACCTGTGATCAAGGAATGCGGAGCTCATTTTCAGGGCTGTATCTGCTATACATTGACAGAACCGCGACTTGGCGGAGATGTTTATAACCTTGATTACTATATTAAAAAAGCAAAAGAGCTTGAAGACATGGGCGCGGACAGTATCTGTGTCAAGGACATGGCAGGGCTTATGGCACCTTATGATGCCTACAGACTTGTCAGAGCATTAAAAGAGAATGTCAAACCTTTGATTCATCTTCACAGTCATTTTACATCCGGCATGTCTCCCATGACTCTTTTTAAAGCCATTGAAGCCGGGGTTGATATTATTGACACCTGCCTGACTCCTTATGCCTACAGGACATCCCATGCTGCTTTGGAGCCTTTTGTGATGTCGCTCTTGGGAACCAACAGGGATACAGGGTTTGATATAAATGCACTGGCCGATATCAATGAAACCCTTGAAAAAGAAGTGATGCCCAAATATAAACACCTTCTGGATGATTCAAAGGTGTCTGTGATTGATATTAACGTGTTGCTGCATCAGACACCCGGCGGAATGCTGTCCAATCTTGTGAATCAGTTGAAGGAGATGGATGCCTTGGATAAGATTGATGAGGTTTACAAACAGCTGCCAAGGGTTAGAAAAGAGTTGGGTCAGGTTCCTCTTGTGACACCGACAAGTCAGATTGTTGGTATCCAGACAGTTAATAATGTGCTGTTTGATACACCTGATGAACGGTATAAGATGGTAACTGCTCAGGTCAAAGACCTTTGTTACGGACTTTATGGAAAAACATCCGTCCCCATTGATCCTGAAGTGCAGAAAAAAGCCCTCAAAGGCTATGACAGAGGCGAAGAGCCTATTACATGCAGGCCTGCAGAAGTTCTTGAACCGGAACTTGAAAAAGCAAGAGAAAAGATCGGCACCCTGGCCAAAGATGATGAAGATCTGATTTTATATACTCTTTTCCCTGTTACCGGCAAAAAATATCTTATGCAAAAATATGGTAAGGAACAGATGCCTGACAGCATAAGACCTATTACCCTTGAAGATGTGGCAAAACAAGATGCAATGATTGAAAAACTCAAAAGAGGCGAGCTGGTTGAAAAAGCCAAATTGGGTAATGCCCCTGAAAAAAGTGAAAATGCCCGTACCTTTAATGTTTTTGTAGAAGGGGAATATTTTGAAGTGGGTGTTGATGAAGTTGGCGGCGCTCCTGTTATTACCTATGCGGCTCCGGCTCAAGTTGCTCAGCCTGCTCCAGCCCAGATGGCACCTGCAGCACCTGCAGCACCTGCTCAGGCGCCTGCAGCGGCCCCTGAAGCCCAACCTGTGCCTGAAGCAAAAGAAAAACCCGCACCTGCAGCTGCGACCGGAACACCTATTAAAGCACCCATGCCTGGGATGGTGATTGCCTATGAGAAAAATGTAGGGGATTCGGTAAATGAAGGAGAAACAGTTGTGGTCATTGAAGCCATGAAAATGGAAAATGCTCTGCCTGCACCTGTAAGTGGTGTTATTAGTGCCGTGAACTACAGCAGCGGTGATAACGTTGCCAAGGGAGATGTCCTGGTTGTTATCGAATAA
- the rsfS gene encoding ribosome silencing factor, with protein sequence MTNPIASPDDLKPYLIPAFERKAKSITAINVKALTSYTDTLVIIEGSSHRQVTSIAEHLIKSLKNQKKKAIGVEGVKEGEWALLDYGDVIIHIFESEKKSFYDIEGLWADAKRIDLSEFKDAYRSEETDDEF encoded by the coding sequence ATGACAAACCCCATCGCATCACCAGACGATCTTAAACCATATCTTATTCCGGCATTTGAAAGAAAGGCAAAATCAATTACCGCCATTAATGTCAAAGCGCTAACCTCTTATACCGACACCCTTGTCATTATTGAAGGAAGTTCCCACCGCCAGGTGACATCCATTGCAGAACATTTGATCAAAAGCTTGAAAAATCAGAAAAAAAAAGCCATTGGTGTAGAAGGCGTTAAAGAAGGTGAATGGGCTTTGCTTGATTACGGAGATGTCATTATTCATATTTTCGAATCTGAAAAAAAATCGTTTTATGATATCGAAGGCTTGTGGGCCGATGCCAAACGGATAGATCTTTCCGAATTTAAAGACGCTTACAGATCAGAGGAGACCGACGATGAGTTCTAA
- a CDS encoding DUF6125 family protein yields MENENENFSDLNKSMKTRLIVDMLTRIVVHYSFWFTEVRHQMGMEKALEIFEKATEKSFSIGLKRFADVLGFELEDGLPKVLMDMKEENIDALMAAVAKNWLVNDGVWFQAVEFDNGMNDAKRCNDSCWAQFSPYEAFAIKKFLKLNDGCGLAGLKKALNFRMYSIINKQSIVDEGPESFIFQMNDCRVQSARKRKKLDDYPCKSAGLVEYAYFARGIDKRIETECIGCPPDIHPEDWFCAWRFKLSNQSNE; encoded by the coding sequence ATGGAAAATGAAAATGAAAACTTTTCAGATCTGAATAAAAGTATGAAAACAAGATTAATTGTTGACATGTTAACTCGAATTGTAGTTCACTATAGTTTTTGGTTTACGGAAGTCAGGCACCAGATGGGCATGGAAAAGGCTTTGGAAATTTTTGAAAAAGCTACGGAAAAAAGCTTTTCAATTGGCCTGAAAAGATTCGCAGATGTTTTGGGTTTCGAGCTTGAAGATGGTTTGCCAAAAGTATTAATGGACATGAAGGAAGAAAACATTGACGCCTTAATGGCGGCAGTGGCAAAAAACTGGTTGGTTAATGATGGGGTCTGGTTTCAGGCGGTTGAATTTGACAATGGAATGAATGATGCCAAAAGATGTAATGATTCTTGTTGGGCACAGTTTTCACCCTACGAAGCCTTTGCGATAAAAAAGTTTCTAAAACTCAATGACGGTTGCGGGCTTGCAGGGTTAAAAAAAGCGTTAAATTTCAGGATGTATTCAATTATCAATAAGCAATCTATTGTTGATGAAGGTCCTGAAAGTTTTATCTTCCAAATGAACGACTGCAGGGTACAGTCTGCGAGAAAAAGGAAAAAATTGGATGATTATCCCTGTAAATCAGCAGGACTGGTTGAATATGCATATTTTGCAAGGGGCATTGATAAAAGAATTGAAACGGAATGTATAGGGTGTCCACCGGATATTCATCCGGAAGATTGGTTTTGTGCATGGCGGTTTAAGTTGAGCAATCAAAGTAATGAATAA
- the rplU gene encoding 50S ribosomal protein L21 has product MYAVIRTGGKQYKVHEEQILKVEKLDGTEGSQVEFDDVLMYSDGETITLGSPKVENAAVKAHILEQGKDKKKLVFKYKRRKGFRRLKGHRQNYTEIKIESITV; this is encoded by the coding sequence ATGTACGCAGTTATCAGAACCGGGGGAAAACAATATAAGGTTCATGAAGAACAGATCCTGAAAGTTGAAAAGCTTGATGGTACGGAAGGTTCTCAGGTTGAATTTGATGATGTCCTCATGTATTCAGATGGTGAAACCATCACTCTTGGAAGTCCGAAAGTTGAAAATGCGGCAGTCAAAGCGCACATTCTTGAGCAGGGAAAGGACAAAAAGAAACTGGTCTTCAAGTATAAACGCCGGAAAGGCTTTAGAAGACTCAAAGGCCACAGACAAAATTATACTGAAATTAAAATCGAATCCATTACGGTTTAG
- a CDS encoding acyl-CoA carboxylase subunit beta, whose translation MGVTSDKIKELKQKEQKILEMGEGAVLEKRREQGKLNARERLDLLFDKGTFRELDMFVSHRCTNFGMENKDIPADGVITGHGKVDGRVVFAYAQDFTARAGSLGEMHAKKICKVMDMAIKAGAPIIGMNDSGGARIQEGIGALAGYGEIFFRNSAASGVIPQISAIMGPTAGGAVYSPAMTDFVFMVKKSSYMFITGPNVIKAVTGEAISFEELGGAMTHNEKSGVAQFACDSDEDAILQIKQLLSYLPSNNMEDPPYVPSKDDPGRTDKSLDTIIPDNPNAPYDIKNVITAIVDDKKYFEPHQYYAKNMVICFARLNGRSIGIIANQPNHLAGCLDIDASDKATRFIRFCDAFNIPLLTIADVPGYLPGSTQEWGGIIRHGAKLLWCYSEATVPKLLLITRKAYGGSYLAMCSKHLGADMAFAWPTAEIAVMGADAAANIIHAKQISGAKDSVAERKEKIEEYNEKFSNPYCAAARGYVDAVIQPSQTRPVLIDALEAMATKRELRPAKKHGNIPV comes from the coding sequence ATGGGAGTCACATCTGACAAGATTAAGGAGCTAAAGCAAAAAGAACAGAAAATTTTGGAAATGGGCGAGGGAGCAGTCCTTGAAAAGCGACGCGAACAAGGAAAATTGAATGCCAGAGAGCGGCTTGATCTTTTGTTTGACAAGGGAACCTTTAGAGAGCTGGATATGTTTGTTAGCCACAGGTGTACCAATTTTGGAATGGAAAATAAAGATATACCGGCGGATGGTGTTATAACAGGGCATGGTAAGGTTGATGGCAGGGTCGTATTTGCCTATGCCCAGGATTTTACTGCAAGGGCAGGGTCTCTGGGGGAAATGCACGCCAAGAAAATCTGTAAGGTAATGGATATGGCCATAAAAGCGGGTGCCCCCATCATTGGTATGAATGATTCAGGCGGCGCAAGAATCCAGGAAGGAATTGGTGCCTTGGCCGGGTATGGAGAAATCTTTTTCAGGAATTCAGCGGCTTCCGGTGTTATTCCCCAGATTTCAGCAATTATGGGGCCCACGGCCGGTGGTGCTGTGTATTCACCTGCCATGACGGATTTTGTTTTCATGGTTAAAAAATCCAGTTATATGTTTATCACCGGACCCAATGTTATTAAAGCGGTTACTGGTGAAGCGATTAGTTTTGAAGAGCTTGGCGGTGCCATGACCCATAATGAGAAATCCGGTGTGGCACAATTTGCATGTGACTCTGATGAAGATGCTATTTTGCAGATAAAACAACTCCTGTCTTATCTGCCGTCCAACAATATGGAAGATCCCCCATATGTTCCGAGCAAGGATGATCCCGGCAGGACTGATAAATCCCTGGATACCATCATACCGGACAATCCCAATGCACCATATGACATTAAAAATGTGATCACCGCGATTGTGGATGACAAAAAATATTTTGAGCCCCACCAGTATTATGCCAAAAATATGGTGATCTGTTTTGCAAGGCTCAATGGTAGGTCCATTGGGATTATTGCCAATCAGCCTAATCACCTGGCCGGATGTTTGGACATTGATGCTTCTGACAAGGCCACCCGGTTTATCCGGTTTTGCGATGCATTCAATATTCCTTTGCTGACAATTGCCGACGTGCCCGGATATCTGCCGGGAAGCACTCAGGAATGGGGTGGTATTATACGGCATGGAGCCAAGCTTTTATGGTGTTATTCTGAAGCTACCGTGCCTAAACTGTTGCTGATTACACGCAAAGCTTATGGCGGGTCCTACCTTGCAATGTGTTCAAAACATCTGGGTGCTGATATGGCCTTTGCATGGCCCACTGCAGAGATTGCCGTCATGGGGGCTGATGCGGCTGCCAATATTATACATGCAAAGCAAATTAGCGGAGCAAAGGATTCTGTGGCAGAAAGAAAGGAAAAAATAGAAGAATATAATGAAAAATTTTCCAACCCGTATTGTGCTGCTGCCAGAGGCTATGTGGATGCAGTTATTCAACCGTCTCAGACAAGACCGGTGCTTATTGATGCCCTTGAGGCCATGGCAACGAAAAGAGAATTAAGACCGGCCAAAAAACATGGAAATATACCTGTATAG
- a CDS encoding MoaD/ThiS family protein produces MSVKINIHVTHRQHTNGKKTIEVEGTTVGEALNDFVAMYPDMKKELFDKKGKLLNYIEIYLNKKSAYPGELEKKVTDGDEIQIITFLAGG; encoded by the coding sequence ATGAGTGTTAAAATAAATATACATGTTACACATCGCCAGCATACCAATGGAAAAAAAACAATAGAAGTTGAAGGAACAACTGTTGGTGAAGCATTAAATGATTTTGTTGCCATGTATCCTGATATGAAAAAGGAGTTGTTCGATAAAAAAGGGAAACTGCTCAACTATATTGAGATCTACCTGAATAAAAAAAGTGCATACCCCGGAGAACTGGAAAAAAAGGTGACAGATGGTGATGAAATCCAGATCATAACCTTCCTTGCCGGTGGATGA
- the nadD gene encoding nicotinate-nucleotide adenylyltransferase, which yields MKVGLFGGTFNPFHNGHIGILQHVKQTCGLEKIFLIPSATPPHKPDINLAPAGERFKMVKESLKGHKNFWVSDKELLRKGPSFTIDTIKEFKKEYGLQTFFFLLMGSDAFLDITTWKKKDQIFKAVPIIIMLRGDWKNTHAIASFIDENISQGYTFNEQNNTFSHTKKQKIIICKVPRIDISSTMIRERVKNNKSIKEFVPANVEKIIRAKELYK from the coding sequence ATGAAAGTGGGACTTTTCGGAGGAACATTTAATCCCTTTCACAATGGCCATATTGGAATTCTTCAGCATGTCAAACAAACCTGTGGCCTGGAAAAAATATTTTTAATCCCTTCTGCAACACCTCCCCACAAACCTGACATCAATCTTGCACCTGCCGGTGAAAGATTTAAGATGGTAAAAGAAAGCTTAAAGGGCCATAAAAATTTTTGGGTGTCTGATAAAGAATTGCTCAGAAAAGGCCCCTCTTTTACCATTGACACCATCAAAGAATTTAAAAAAGAATATGGCCTGCAAACCTTTTTTTTTCTGTTAATGGGATCTGACGCTTTTTTAGATATAACCACCTGGAAAAAAAAGGATCAAATTTTCAAAGCAGTTCCCATTATCATCATGTTGAGAGGAGATTGGAAAAACACCCATGCCATTGCCTCTTTTATTGACGAAAACATATCACAGGGGTACACCTTTAATGAACAGAACAATACATTTTCCCATACAAAGAAACAGAAAATTATCATTTGCAAGGTGCCCAGAATAGATATTTCATCCACCATGATCCGGGAAAGGGTCAAAAACAATAAATCCATAAAAGAGTTTGTGCCTGCAAATGTTGAAAAAATTATTAGAGCAAAGGAATTGTATAAATGA
- a CDS encoding zinc ribbon domain-containing protein, with protein MAFETKEELLEKYIKMDKPRCPHCDTDMTLWEVPPINFSDGLGWGTPYLFVCFNDDCSSYKHGWDNMSETMEAAASYRCYVEPGQKNFEYMPVFSPMGAQGGKLDDEVLIREEVRKELLKKTFSILTDYYMSKDWDEILKICLDPNIPPKARLKAAEMVGELGGIEATEHLINHKFPTPVLQKGVEDAIVQLHERHFTRECPYCAEIIKKRATLCKHCNKEIPRG; from the coding sequence ATGGCGTTTGAAACAAAAGAAGAACTTCTTGAAAAATATATAAAAATGGATAAACCACGGTGTCCGCACTGTGATACCGATATGACACTATGGGAGGTTCCCCCCATTAATTTTAGTGATGGATTGGGGTGGGGAACCCCCTATTTGTTTGTCTGTTTTAATGATGACTGCTCAAGCTATAAACATGGCTGGGATAACATGAGTGAAACCATGGAGGCGGCTGCATCCTACAGATGCTATGTTGAACCGGGACAGAAAAATTTTGAGTATATGCCGGTATTCAGTCCCATGGGTGCCCAGGGTGGAAAACTGGATGATGAAGTTTTGATCCGGGAGGAAGTCAGAAAAGAGCTGTTGAAAAAAACTTTCTCAATTTTAACTGATTATTATATGTCAAAAGATTGGGATGAAATTTTAAAAATTTGTCTTGATCCCAATATTCCCCCCAAGGCAAGGTTAAAAGCTGCTGAGATGGTAGGGGAATTGGGTGGTATTGAAGCAACAGAGCATTTAATCAATCATAAGTTTCCCACTCCTGTTCTTCAAAAAGGCGTGGAAGATGCAATTGTCCAGCTTCATGAAAGACATTTTACCCGGGAATGTCCCTATTGTGCCGAGATTATTAAAAAACGGGCCACGCTTTGCAAGCATTGCAACAAAGAGATACCACGTGGTTAA